The DNA segment ATCTCGATTACCGTACGCACTTCGAGCGGCGAATGCGGAAGAATGAGATGGACGTGTTTCGCAGCCAGTTCTTGAAGCCTGGGGCTTAGGGGCTTGCGGTTTTCGGTGGCAATTCTTCCCCTGACCTCTACTATTTAAAGTGAGGGAGGCCTTTTAAGCCGAACGGAAGAACGCAAGCTTCGCCCGACCGGGGCGTAGCCTCTAGTTTGCGTGGACGCGGTTTTGTTACAATTGGCCACGAAAATCTGATAATGTTGGACGTTGTTCAGCTATGATGGCCCGCGTCGTCGTCATCTATGTACTAACTGGGCTGAGCGATGACGCTTTCCATGCAGCGTAGATTATTTGGGTATGAGTATGAGCTTAGCGGATGCAACCAACGGGGCTTTAGAGAAATGCCCTACCGGCATTATCGGCTTCGATGAAATAACTGGGGGAGGGCTGCCAAAAGGTCGGCCTACACTAGTTTGCGGAAATGCTGGCTGCGGAAAAACACTTTTTGGTTTAGAGTTTCTGGTCCGAGGTGTCGTGAGTCATGGAGAGCCGGGCGTCTTCATGGCCTTCGAGGAAACGGCTGAAGATCTAACCAAGAACGTGAAGTCGCTGGGTTTCGATCTCGAAGATTTGGTTGAGAAAGAAATGCTATCGGTGGACCACGTTCACGTGGAACGCAGCGAAATTGAGGAAAACGGCGAGTACGACTTAGATGGACTGTTCATCCGGTTAGGGCTTGCGATTGACTCTGTCGGGGCGAAACGCGTTGTTCTGGACACGCTCGAAACGCTGTTCTCTGGCCTATCGAACACTGCCGTATTGCGGTCAGAGTTGCGACGTTTATTTCGTTGGCTGAAAGACAAAGGTGTCACCGCTGTGATCACAGCAGAGCGTGGTGCTGGAGCGTTGACGAGGCATGGATTAGAAGAATACGTTTCGGACTGTGTGGTGGTCCTCGACCATCGAATAACCGATCAGGTAGCGACCCGAAGAATACGCGTGGTCAAATATCGCGGTTCGTCGCATGGTACTAACGAATACCCATTCCTGATCGACGAAGGAGGGTTCGACGTTCTCCCAATCACGTCGGTAGGTCTCGACCATCCTGCTAGTGAAGAGCGGATTTCATCTGGATTGGATCGACTCGATACCATGCTAGGTGGTAAAGGGTTTTATCGCGGTAGCAGCATTCTCGTATCTGGTACGGCAGGGACAGGAAAGAGCAGTCTTTCTGCTGCATTTGTCGATGCTGCCTGCCGTCGAGGAGAGAAGGCCGTCTATTTTGCTTTTGAGGAATCCCAGAACCAGATTCTTCGGAATATGAAGTCAATTGGTATCGATTTGCAGCCGCATCTCGACAAGGGACTGCTTCAGTTTCGTGCCGCGCGCCCGACAACGCAGGGTTTAGAAACCCACCTTGCGATTATGTACAAGGTTATTCGTGAGACCAAACCCCAAGTGGTGGTGGTGGATCCAATTACTAACTTTATTTCTGTCGGCACTTACGAAGAAATAAAGTCGATGCTGATGCGTCTTGTCGACTTTCTTAAGGCGACTCAGACGACCGGTTTCTTTACGAGCCTGAACCACGGAAATCTTGTCACTGAGCAGACCGACATTGGAATATCTTCGCTCATCGACTCCTGGCTTTTGCTGAAGGATCAGGAATGTAACGGAGAGCGTAATCGCGTCTTGTACTTGCTCAAGTCCCGTGGAATGCCGCATTCAAATCAAGTTCGCGAATTCCTGATTACCAGCAGTGGAATTGACTTGGTGGACGTCTACACTGGCCCCGAGGGCGTTCTCACTGGTTCGGCACGACTGGCCCAGGAAGCGAAAGAACGGGCCGCAGCCAATATTCGTGAACAAGAGATTCGGCGGAAGCAAGGTGAACTAGATCGAAGACGCCGATCCATCGAAGAGAAAATTGCTGAGATGCGTTCAGACTTCGAGGAAGAAGCAAGCGAGTTAGAGTTGATCTTAGCTCAAGCTCGAAAGCAAGAAAAGCAACGTGAACTAGACCGTTCGGAATTAGCTGCCAGTCGCAAGGCAGATGTCCATTCAACATAAGGAGCTGATGATGGTGCAGAGTTCCGAGTCTTGGGCGACTGGATCCCAGGAGCCAGTTACCGATACGACTGAGACATGGCGACTTCGACTCTATGTCGCTGGTCGTACACCTAAGTGCGTCAATGCATTTGACAATCTTAAGCGTTTTTGTGAGGAGCATATGGCAGGGCGATACGAGATTGAGGTGATTGACCTTCTCGAGAACCCGAGACTCGCCAAGGACGATCAGATAATCGCCATACCAACTTTAGTAAGAAAACTTCCGGAGCCATTGCGTAAGATCATCGGAGATCTTAGCGACGCCGAGCGGATGTTAGTTGGATTCGATATAAAGTCCAAGTAAGGCTTCCCAGCCTGATGTTAGAGCTTATTCGGAAGAAACGATGACGGATCCTACGATAGAAGGTGAAAGCGATGACCAACAATCGCTTAAGAATGAGATCGAGGTCCTGCGTCAAGAGAATCAACGGCTTCGATCCGCTCTTGAAGAGATGCATTTCAAGCTCGCTGAACCGGAGGAAGTGATCCGCGCTATCCGGCACGGCGAGGTTGACGCACTGATCGTTCAGGAATCGGGAAAGGAGGAGGTTTACTCTCTACAGCGATTTGATTCGGTATATCGTGCCGTGGTCGAAGAGTGTTTTCCTTTTGGCGTCTGGCTTGCTAAGCCATCGGGCAAACTTCTTTACGTCAGCCCATCGTTTGTAAACCTTCTAGAATCCGACTTTAGCACCTTTGCCGAGAAGGGGCAGTTTTTCTTTTTACCGCGTGAAATTCGTGATGAAATTGAAAATAAATGGGAAGAGTCTCGCCGTTCCGGCAATCCATTTAGTGTCGAGTATTCTGTTCCCTTGCAAGACGGTTCCGTAAAAAACATCTGGACCCAAGGCATTCTAGCTGAGACGCACGATGGGCAGCCGCATTGGGTAGGTGTCAATATCGACATCACGGAACTCACGCAGTTCAAAGACGAGATTCGCCATCAGTCGAAAGCGTTGCAAGAGGCGGATCGTCGCAAAGACGAGTTTCTGGCAATTCTCGCACATGAATTGCGAAACCCGTTAGCTCCGATTCGTACCGGGTTAGACCTTTTGAAATTCACGGGAGACGATCCGGAGTTGGCGGAGCAGACCCGCGAAATGATGGAGGAGCAGGTAAAACAGGTCCTCCGGTTAATCGACGACCTGTTCGAGATC comes from the Bremerella alba genome and includes:
- the kaiC gene encoding circadian clock protein KaiC, which gives rise to MSLADATNGALEKCPTGIIGFDEITGGGLPKGRPTLVCGNAGCGKTLFGLEFLVRGVVSHGEPGVFMAFEETAEDLTKNVKSLGFDLEDLVEKEMLSVDHVHVERSEIEENGEYDLDGLFIRLGLAIDSVGAKRVVLDTLETLFSGLSNTAVLRSELRRLFRWLKDKGVTAVITAERGAGALTRHGLEEYVSDCVVVLDHRITDQVATRRIRVVKYRGSSHGTNEYPFLIDEGGFDVLPITSVGLDHPASEERISSGLDRLDTMLGGKGFYRGSSILVSGTAGTGKSSLSAAFVDAACRRGEKAVYFAFEESQNQILRNMKSIGIDLQPHLDKGLLQFRAARPTTQGLETHLAIMYKVIRETKPQVVVVDPITNFISVGTYEEIKSMLMRLVDFLKATQTTGFFTSLNHGNLVTEQTDIGISSLIDSWLLLKDQECNGERNRVLYLLKSRGMPHSNQVREFLITSSGIDLVDVYTGPEGVLTGSARLAQEAKERAAANIREQEIRRKQGELDRRRRSIEEKIAEMRSDFEEEASELELILAQARKQEKQRELDRSELAASRKADVHST
- a CDS encoding circadian clock KaiB family protein, producing the protein MSIQHKELMMVQSSESWATGSQEPVTDTTETWRLRLYVAGRTPKCVNAFDNLKRFCEEHMAGRYEIEVIDLLENPRLAKDDQIIAIPTLVRKLPEPLRKIIGDLSDAERMLVGFDIKSK